Proteins from one Mixophyes fleayi isolate aMixFle1 chromosome 9, aMixFle1.hap1, whole genome shotgun sequence genomic window:
- the LOC142102397 gene encoding PABIR family member 2-like isoform X4, which produces MAQEKMDLDVEVPSDGSLRRSNSAPHINGLSDHAQVFQPYGIRARRNSTTVVHRHSLIPTSSPIRIPSRRLYQLKREEGVDLMNRETAREREIQAAMQMSLSWEESFSLSDNDFDKSDKSSSPKRIDFTPVSPAPSPTRGIGKMFVSSNGLPPSPIPSPTRRFVTRSQSPINCIRPSAFGPIKRKVEMEIESQPKRLFQGTTTMLSPDITHLSDFSCISSDLDSSSSICSSSSSASKEGCVTDSPVACSNSCSSFISLDDLSPK; this is translated from the exons ATGGCTCAGGAGAAAATGGATCTGGACGTGGAGGTGCCGAGTGATGGAAGTCTGCGGAGATCCAACAGTGCCCCCCACATTAACGGGCTCAG TGATCATGCACAGGTGTTTCAACCATATGGCATCAGGGCACGCAGGAACAGTACAACTGTAGTTCATCGCCATAGTCTG ATACCTACATCCTCTCCTATCAGGATTCCAAGCAGACGGCTGTATCAACTAAAAAGG gaGGAAGGTGTGGACTTGATGAATCGTGAAACAGCACGTGAGCG AGAGATCCAAGCTGCGATGCAGATGAGCCTATCCTGGGAAGAGAGCTTTAGCCTG agcGATAATGACTTTGACAAGTCGGATAAATCATCTTCTCCAAAACGCATTGATTTTACACCAGTATCGCCAGCTCCCTCGCCTACCAGAGGAATAGGGAAG ATGTTTGTGAGCAGTAACGGGTTGCCTCCGAGCCCTATCCCCAGTCCCACAAGACGATTCGTAAC GAGGAGCCAGAGTCCTATCAACTGTATACGACCAAGTGCATTTGGCCCCATAAAGAGAAAAG TTGAAATGGAAATAGAAAGTCAACCAAAGAGATTGTTTCAAGGAACAACGACCATGCTGTCacctgacatcacacacctgtcAGATTTTAGTTG CATATCATCAGACCTTGATAGCAGCAGTAGCAtctgctcctcttcctcctctgcctccaagGAGGGCTGTGTGACCGACTCACCCGTGGCCTGTTCCAACTCCTGCTCCTCGTTCATATCACTGGATGACCTCTCGCCCAAGTGA
- the LOC142102397 gene encoding PABIR family member 2-like isoform X3 codes for MAQEKMDLDVEVPSDGSLRRSNSAPHINGLSDHAQVFQPYGIRARRNSTTVVHRHSLIPTSSPIRIPSRRLYQLKREEGVDLMNRETAREREIQAAMQMSLSWEESFSLSDNDFDKSDKSSSPKRIDFTPVSPAPSPTRGIGKMFVSSNGLPPSPIPSPTRRFVTRRSQSPINCIRPSAFGPIKRKVEMEIESQPKRLFQGTTTMLSPDITHLSDFSCISSDLDSSSSICSSSSSASKEGCVTDSPVACSNSCSSFISLDDLSPK; via the exons ATGGCTCAGGAGAAAATGGATCTGGACGTGGAGGTGCCGAGTGATGGAAGTCTGCGGAGATCCAACAGTGCCCCCCACATTAACGGGCTCAG TGATCATGCACAGGTGTTTCAACCATATGGCATCAGGGCACGCAGGAACAGTACAACTGTAGTTCATCGCCATAGTCTG ATACCTACATCCTCTCCTATCAGGATTCCAAGCAGACGGCTGTATCAACTAAAAAGG gaGGAAGGTGTGGACTTGATGAATCGTGAAACAGCACGTGAGCG AGAGATCCAAGCTGCGATGCAGATGAGCCTATCCTGGGAAGAGAGCTTTAGCCTG agcGATAATGACTTTGACAAGTCGGATAAATCATCTTCTCCAAAACGCATTGATTTTACACCAGTATCGCCAGCTCCCTCGCCTACCAGAGGAATAGGGAAG ATGTTTGTGAGCAGTAACGGGTTGCCTCCGAGCCCTATCCCCAGTCCCACAAGACGATTCGTAAC CAGGAGGAGCCAGAGTCCTATCAACTGTATACGACCAAGTGCATTTGGCCCCATAAAGAGAAAAG TTGAAATGGAAATAGAAAGTCAACCAAAGAGATTGTTTCAAGGAACAACGACCATGCTGTCacctgacatcacacacctgtcAGATTTTAGTTG CATATCATCAGACCTTGATAGCAGCAGTAGCAtctgctcctcttcctcctctgcctccaagGAGGGCTGTGTGACCGACTCACCCGTGGCCTGTTCCAACTCCTGCTCCTCGTTCATATCACTGGATGACCTCTCGCCCAAGTGA
- the LOC142102397 gene encoding PABIR family member 2-like isoform X2, with translation MAQEKMDLDVEVPSDGSLRRSNSAPHINGLSDHAQVFQPYGIRARRNSTTVVHRHSLIPTSSPIRIPSRRLYQLKREEGVDLMNRETAREREIQAAMQMSLSWEESFSLSDNDFDKSDKSSSPKRIDFTPVSPAPSPTRGIGKQCFSPSLQMFVSSNGLPPSPIPSPTRRFVTRSQSPINCIRPSAFGPIKRKVEMEIESQPKRLFQGTTTMLSPDITHLSDFSCISSDLDSSSSICSSSSSASKEGCVTDSPVACSNSCSSFISLDDLSPK, from the exons ATGGCTCAGGAGAAAATGGATCTGGACGTGGAGGTGCCGAGTGATGGAAGTCTGCGGAGATCCAACAGTGCCCCCCACATTAACGGGCTCAG TGATCATGCACAGGTGTTTCAACCATATGGCATCAGGGCACGCAGGAACAGTACAACTGTAGTTCATCGCCATAGTCTG ATACCTACATCCTCTCCTATCAGGATTCCAAGCAGACGGCTGTATCAACTAAAAAGG gaGGAAGGTGTGGACTTGATGAATCGTGAAACAGCACGTGAGCG AGAGATCCAAGCTGCGATGCAGATGAGCCTATCCTGGGAAGAGAGCTTTAGCCTG agcGATAATGACTTTGACAAGTCGGATAAATCATCTTCTCCAAAACGCATTGATTTTACACCAGTATCGCCAGCTCCCTCGCCTACCAGAGGAATAGGGAAG CAGTGTTTTTCGCCGTCTCTACAGATGTTTGTGAGCAGTAACGGGTTGCCTCCGAGCCCTATCCCCAGTCCCACAAGACGATTCGTAAC GAGGAGCCAGAGTCCTATCAACTGTATACGACCAAGTGCATTTGGCCCCATAAAGAGAAAAG TTGAAATGGAAATAGAAAGTCAACCAAAGAGATTGTTTCAAGGAACAACGACCATGCTGTCacctgacatcacacacctgtcAGATTTTAGTTG CATATCATCAGACCTTGATAGCAGCAGTAGCAtctgctcctcttcctcctctgcctccaagGAGGGCTGTGTGACCGACTCACCCGTGGCCTGTTCCAACTCCTGCTCCTCGTTCATATCACTGGATGACCTCTCGCCCAAGTGA
- the LOC142102397 gene encoding PABIR family member 2-like isoform X1 translates to MAQEKMDLDVEVPSDGSLRRSNSAPHINGLSDHAQVFQPYGIRARRNSTTVVHRHSLIPTSSPIRIPSRRLYQLKREEGVDLMNRETAREREIQAAMQMSLSWEESFSLSDNDFDKSDKSSSPKRIDFTPVSPAPSPTRGIGKQCFSPSLQMFVSSNGLPPSPIPSPTRRFVTRRSQSPINCIRPSAFGPIKRKVEMEIESQPKRLFQGTTTMLSPDITHLSDFSCISSDLDSSSSICSSSSSASKEGCVTDSPVACSNSCSSFISLDDLSPK, encoded by the exons ATGGCTCAGGAGAAAATGGATCTGGACGTGGAGGTGCCGAGTGATGGAAGTCTGCGGAGATCCAACAGTGCCCCCCACATTAACGGGCTCAG TGATCATGCACAGGTGTTTCAACCATATGGCATCAGGGCACGCAGGAACAGTACAACTGTAGTTCATCGCCATAGTCTG ATACCTACATCCTCTCCTATCAGGATTCCAAGCAGACGGCTGTATCAACTAAAAAGG gaGGAAGGTGTGGACTTGATGAATCGTGAAACAGCACGTGAGCG AGAGATCCAAGCTGCGATGCAGATGAGCCTATCCTGGGAAGAGAGCTTTAGCCTG agcGATAATGACTTTGACAAGTCGGATAAATCATCTTCTCCAAAACGCATTGATTTTACACCAGTATCGCCAGCTCCCTCGCCTACCAGAGGAATAGGGAAG CAGTGTTTTTCGCCGTCTCTACAGATGTTTGTGAGCAGTAACGGGTTGCCTCCGAGCCCTATCCCCAGTCCCACAAGACGATTCGTAAC CAGGAGGAGCCAGAGTCCTATCAACTGTATACGACCAAGTGCATTTGGCCCCATAAAGAGAAAAG TTGAAATGGAAATAGAAAGTCAACCAAAGAGATTGTTTCAAGGAACAACGACCATGCTGTCacctgacatcacacacctgtcAGATTTTAGTTG CATATCATCAGACCTTGATAGCAGCAGTAGCAtctgctcctcttcctcctctgcctccaagGAGGGCTGTGTGACCGACTCACCCGTGGCCTGTTCCAACTCCTGCTCCTCGTTCATATCACTGGATGACCTCTCGCCCAAGTGA